The following coding sequences are from one Streptomyces sp. NBC_01232 window:
- a CDS encoding glycosyltransferase family 4 protein — MRTVLQITPYYPPHLGGLERVVLHLSRHLAERHDVRVVTTTLGSGGAPRRAREEGVAVRRHRATEFAHTAIAPGLLGSLLAAPRGAVLHAHCAHALLPETVALAARLRRQPFVLHFHLDVDASGRLGRLLPAYKKHVFGRVARAAAAVIVLTEQQARFVEETYRVPPARVHVVPNGVGPEFFRPAPAPDPCPAADPSTDPAGADASATRPLGLLYVGRLSAQKNLARLLDAISLVDSPVRLRVVGGGELDADLRARANRLGLDERVEFTGPLHGTDLLAAYADADAFVLPSDREGMPLAALEAMAGALPVLATDVPGNTELLHDVGLLAAPEPAALAAAVDRLAADPGLRSLLAGRSAERARRHTWEEVARQVELVYRKAGI; from the coding sequence ATGCGCACCGTTCTCCAGATCACCCCCTACTACCCCCCGCACCTCGGCGGCCTCGAGCGCGTCGTGCTGCACCTGTCCCGCCACCTCGCCGAACGCCACGACGTCCGAGTCGTCACCACCACGCTGGGCTCCGGCGGCGCGCCGCGGCGGGCCCGGGAGGAGGGTGTGGCCGTACGCAGGCACCGCGCCACCGAGTTCGCGCACACCGCGATCGCACCCGGGCTGCTCGGCTCGCTCCTGGCCGCGCCGCGCGGCGCCGTTCTGCACGCGCACTGCGCGCACGCCCTCCTGCCGGAGACCGTGGCGCTCGCCGCCCGGCTGCGCCGGCAGCCGTTCGTGCTCCACTTCCACCTCGACGTGGACGCCAGCGGACGCCTCGGCCGACTCCTGCCCGCCTACAAGAAGCACGTCTTCGGACGCGTGGCACGCGCCGCAGCGGCGGTCATCGTGCTGACCGAGCAGCAGGCCCGCTTCGTCGAGGAGACCTACCGGGTGCCGCCCGCGCGCGTGCACGTGGTGCCCAACGGAGTCGGCCCGGAGTTCTTCCGGCCCGCCCCCGCCCCCGACCCCTGCCCTGCCGCTGACCCATCCACCGACCCGGCCGGCGCGGACGCCTCCGCCACCCGGCCCCTGGGCCTGCTCTACGTCGGCCGCCTCAGCGCCCAGAAGAACCTCGCGCGCCTGCTCGACGCGATCAGCCTGGTCGACTCCCCGGTCAGGCTCCGCGTCGTCGGCGGCGGCGAACTCGACGCCGACCTGCGCGCCCGGGCCAACCGCCTCGGCCTGGACGAGCGCGTCGAGTTCACCGGGCCCCTGCACGGTACGGACCTCCTCGCCGCCTACGCCGACGCCGACGCCTTCGTCCTGCCCTCCGACCGCGAGGGCATGCCCCTCGCCGCACTGGAGGCCATGGCGGGCGCCCTCCCGGTCCTGGCCACCGACGTACCCGGCAACACGGAACTGCTCCACGACGTCGGCCTGCTGGCCGCACCGGAGCCGGCCGCGCTCGCCGCCGCGGTGGACCGCCTCGCGGCCGACCCCGGCCTGCGCAGCCTGCTGGCCGGCCGCAGCGCGGAGCGGGCCCGCCGTCACACGTGGGAGGAAGTCGCCCGGCAGGTGGAGCTCGTGTACCGGAAAGCAGGGATATGA
- a CDS encoding glycosyltransferase family 4 protein, producing MRNVRRRPRVLLVSHYYPPHLGGIENVVRNEALHLARHGADVTVLTSGDRAGTHDEDGVRVVRVAASNVVERRWGVPFPLFSPALLPTALRWARHADVVHVHDCLYASSWAAGLAAAVTRTPTLVTQHVGLVAHPSALVRAVQRVVYAVAGRPQLRRARRVLTLNADVAAFVRKLGARAEARHHLANGVDTGLFRPPADPAERAAARARLGLPAGRTLVLFAGRLVPKKGYGLLLDAHAGDSAGSGDALDNRDGHAAAYDLVFAGDGDSAALTGRSGVHHLGTLSAEDLADAYRACDIFALPSTAEGFPLTVQEAMASGLPVVTTDDPGYAPYGLDRGVALLVPRTVPALRAALDALVADPAGRAETGAAARAFAEASFGWDRHVTALLGHYRDVGRG from the coding sequence GTGAGAAACGTCCGGCGCCGGCCCCGGGTCCTGCTCGTCAGCCACTACTACCCGCCGCACCTGGGCGGCATCGAGAACGTCGTCCGCAACGAGGCGCTGCACCTGGCCCGGCACGGCGCCGACGTCACCGTCCTCACCAGCGGCGACCGCGCCGGAACGCACGACGAGGACGGCGTCCGCGTCGTACGCGTCGCCGCGTCCAACGTCGTGGAGCGCCGGTGGGGCGTCCCCTTCCCGCTGTTCTCGCCCGCCCTGCTGCCCACCGCCCTGCGCTGGGCCCGCCACGCCGACGTCGTCCACGTCCACGACTGCCTCTACGCCTCCTCCTGGGCGGCCGGACTCGCCGCGGCCGTCACCCGGACCCCCACCCTGGTGACCCAGCACGTCGGCCTGGTGGCGCACCCCTCGGCCCTCGTACGCGCCGTCCAGCGGGTCGTCTACGCGGTCGCGGGCAGGCCCCAGCTCCGCCGCGCCCGCCGGGTGCTCACCCTCAACGCCGACGTGGCCGCGTTCGTCCGCAAGCTGGGCGCCCGCGCCGAGGCCCGCCACCACCTCGCCAACGGTGTGGACACCGGCCTGTTCCGGCCGCCCGCCGACCCGGCGGAGCGCGCCGCGGCCCGTGCGCGGCTCGGTCTGCCGGCCGGACGCACCCTGGTGCTCTTCGCGGGCCGGCTCGTCCCCAAGAAGGGGTACGGCCTCCTCCTCGACGCCCACGCCGGTGACTCCGCTGGCTCCGGCGATGCCCTCGACAACCGCGACGGCCACGCCGCCGCCTACGACCTCGTCTTCGCCGGTGACGGTGACAGCGCGGCCCTCACCGGGCGCTCCGGCGTCCACCACCTCGGCACCCTGTCCGCCGAGGACCTCGCCGACGCCTACCGCGCGTGCGACATCTTCGCCCTGCCCTCCACCGCCGAGGGCTTCCCGCTGACCGTCCAGGAGGCCATGGCCTCCGGCCTGCCCGTCGTCACGACCGACGACCCCGGCTACGCCCCGTACGGCCTGGACCGCGGGGTCGCCCTGCTGGTGCCCCGCACCGTCCCCGCACTGCGCGCCGCGCTCGACGCGCTGGTCGCGGACCCCGCCGGGCGGGCGGAGACGGGCGCCGCCGCCCGCGCGTTCGCCGAGGCGTCCTTCGGCTGGGACCGGCACGTCACGGCGCTGCTCGGGCACTACCGGGACGTCGGCCGTGGGTAG
- a CDS encoding DUF2206 domain-containing protein yields MNPPHWLRGRLGVLLSLGPACAVETLPGVPALLLAPVGLWLLFAAPVLLLRGLTDKVVSTRSGSLMLAAGLAVLLDILVALGVNTLLPLLGVERPLTRLVLASATTVVLLVLGILAPQTQRPLLRGAPLRGARPVAWVSAVALLLAVAGPIRLNNGLGGGVSTAALVLVAALVVLLLVRHGRSSAVVLEAGIYVASATLLLLTSLRGWYITGHDIQREYLYFRLTLGGEFWDISAYTDPYNACLSITLLPVSVFRLTGIEDIYVFKAVLPLLFALTPVLVHRAVRHVASPLVALLSAVFFMAFPTFFTDMPFLGRQAIAFLLLACAMLVLTDSRRPLPLRRVMFTVLLAGVVLSHYSTIYVIVGTLATAFIVDKTWRLASRRGRARPHRARGHDHMRTFLTWWTVAVPAVLALLWAGPLTHTGGQLESTLRVVASDLFGSGDARGGSSDTRYSLFGGAGVTPEERLAEYREDTIGYTRADRAEGKYLPLEGLSKYPTPVAEKENLPLTPVGRALDTVGIGVPALNGVLRQAAALLLQVLVLVGFVIALRGRRSPFTPVRDQTTLTVGALAMMGLFTLVPQLSVDYSVLRAFQQGLLFFAPFIAAGALWAVRWAGHRAVPVLCVLVAGLLLDLTGAVPKALGGYPAQLALSNSGPSYDIYYPHAEDRRAAMWLNQRAAGDDLVVQTDRYSFSRLQTLFTVRTQDSVHPALLRSQSYVLLGSTPTRKDEVTVFFRGDLVTYRYPRELLDTTRNLIYSNEGAVIYR; encoded by the coding sequence ATGAACCCGCCCCACTGGCTGCGCGGACGGCTCGGCGTCCTGCTGAGCCTCGGCCCCGCCTGCGCCGTCGAGACGCTGCCCGGCGTCCCCGCCCTCCTGCTCGCGCCGGTCGGCCTGTGGCTGCTCTTCGCCGCCCCCGTACTGCTGCTGCGCGGACTCACCGACAAGGTGGTCTCCACCCGCAGCGGCTCCCTCATGCTGGCGGCCGGCCTCGCCGTGCTCCTCGACATCCTCGTGGCGCTGGGCGTCAACACCCTGCTGCCGCTGCTCGGCGTGGAACGGCCCCTGACCCGGCTGGTCCTTGCCTCGGCGACCACCGTCGTGCTCCTCGTCCTCGGAATCCTCGCCCCCCAGACGCAACGGCCCCTCCTTCGCGGCGCACCCCTGCGCGGCGCCCGCCCGGTGGCCTGGGTGTCCGCCGTCGCGCTGCTGCTCGCCGTGGCCGGTCCCATCAGGCTCAACAACGGCCTGGGCGGCGGCGTCAGCACGGCCGCCCTGGTCCTCGTCGCAGCGCTGGTCGTCCTCCTGCTGGTGCGCCACGGCCGCTCCTCCGCGGTCGTACTGGAGGCCGGGATCTACGTGGCCTCCGCCACCCTGCTGCTGCTCACCTCCCTGCGCGGCTGGTACATCACCGGGCACGACATCCAGCGCGAGTACCTCTACTTCCGGCTCACCCTCGGCGGCGAGTTCTGGGACATCTCGGCCTACACCGACCCCTACAACGCGTGCCTGAGCATCACCCTGCTCCCGGTCAGCGTGTTCCGGCTCACGGGCATCGAGGACATCTACGTCTTCAAGGCCGTCCTGCCCCTGCTGTTCGCCCTGACTCCGGTGCTGGTCCACCGCGCGGTGCGCCATGTGGCGTCCCCGCTCGTGGCGCTGCTCTCCGCCGTGTTCTTCATGGCGTTCCCCACCTTCTTCACCGACATGCCGTTCCTGGGCCGGCAGGCCATCGCCTTCCTGCTCCTGGCCTGCGCCATGCTCGTCCTGACGGATTCCCGGCGCCCGCTGCCCCTGCGGCGCGTCATGTTCACCGTGCTGCTGGCCGGAGTGGTCCTGTCGCACTACTCGACGATCTACGTGATCGTCGGCACCCTGGCGACCGCGTTCATCGTGGACAAGACCTGGCGGCTGGCCTCGCGCCGGGGCCGCGCCCGTCCGCACCGCGCCCGCGGCCACGACCACATGCGGACCTTCCTGACCTGGTGGACCGTGGCCGTACCGGCCGTTCTCGCCCTGCTCTGGGCGGGTCCGCTCACCCACACCGGCGGCCAGCTCGAAAGCACCCTGCGCGTCGTCGCGAGCGACCTCTTCGGGTCCGGCGACGCCCGCGGCGGCTCCTCCGACACCCGCTACAGCCTTTTCGGCGGCGCCGGAGTCACCCCCGAGGAGCGGCTCGCCGAGTACCGCGAGGACACCATCGGCTACACCCGGGCGGACCGCGCCGAAGGCAAGTACCTGCCGCTGGAGGGTCTCTCGAAGTACCCCACGCCCGTGGCCGAGAAGGAGAACCTGCCGCTGACCCCCGTCGGCCGGGCGCTGGACACCGTAGGCATCGGCGTGCCCGCCCTGAACGGAGTGCTCCGCCAGGCCGCCGCCCTGCTGCTCCAGGTCCTGGTCCTGGTCGGGTTCGTGATCGCCCTGCGCGGCCGCCGGAGCCCGTTCACGCCCGTCCGCGACCAGACCACCCTGACCGTGGGCGCCCTCGCGATGATGGGCCTGTTCACACTGGTGCCGCAGCTGTCGGTCGACTACAGCGTGCTCCGCGCCTTCCAGCAGGGCCTGCTGTTCTTCGCACCGTTCATCGCGGCCGGCGCCCTGTGGGCGGTGCGCTGGGCGGGCCACCGGGCCGTCCCCGTGCTGTGCGTCCTCGTCGCCGGGCTGCTGCTCGACCTGACCGGGGCCGTCCCCAAGGCACTCGGCGGCTACCCCGCGCAGCTCGCGCTCAGCAATTCCGGCCCCTCCTACGACATCTACTACCCGCACGCCGAGGACCGCCGGGCCGCCATGTGGCTCAACCAGCGGGCGGCGGGCGACGACCTCGTCGTCCAGACCGACCGGTACTCCTTCAGCCGGCTGCAGACCCTCTTCACCGTCCGCACGCAGGACAGCGTCCACCCCGCGCTGCTGCGCTCGCAGTCGTACGTCCTGCTGGGATCCACCCCCACCCGCAAGGACGAGGTCACCGTATTCTTCCGGGGCGACCTCGTGACGTACCGGTATCCGCGCGAGCTCCTCGACACCACGCGCAACCTGATCTACAGCAATGAAGGGGCCGTGATCTACCGGTGA
- a CDS encoding glycosyltransferase family 2 protein, with translation MIPALNEAPNLPTVMNSVPTGALRALGWETEVIVVDNASTDDTAAVAASLGAIVVSQPERGYGNAYHAGFRAAKGDVIATGDADCTYPFDHLPELLGTLAEADVEFMTTNRLRRENRSAMKRSHTVANHALSALSRALFRNGLRDSQSGMWVFRRYVWDGVDVKSTGMAFSQEIKNAATRAGYRYLEVPIEYRNRQGQVKLNALPDGMANLRQLFEHRFRRPSEDRSTRYERRHTPA, from the coding sequence GTGATTCCGGCGCTCAATGAGGCGCCCAACCTGCCCACCGTGATGAACTCCGTTCCCACGGGCGCGCTCCGTGCCCTGGGCTGGGAGACCGAGGTCATCGTCGTGGACAACGCCTCCACCGACGACACCGCAGCGGTGGCCGCCTCGCTCGGCGCCATCGTCGTCTCCCAGCCGGAGCGGGGCTACGGCAACGCCTACCACGCCGGGTTCCGCGCGGCGAAGGGCGATGTCATAGCCACCGGCGACGCCGACTGCACCTACCCGTTCGACCACCTGCCCGAGCTGCTGGGCACCCTGGCCGAGGCCGACGTCGAGTTCATGACGACCAATCGGCTCCGCCGGGAGAACCGCTCGGCGATGAAGCGGTCCCACACCGTCGCCAACCACGCCCTGAGCGCCCTGAGCCGGGCCCTGTTCCGCAACGGACTGCGCGACTCGCAGTCCGGTATGTGGGTCTTCCGGCGCTACGTCTGGGACGGCGTCGATGTGAAGTCGACGGGCATGGCCTTCTCCCAGGAGATCAAGAACGCCGCCACCCGGGCCGGCTACCGCTACCTCGAAGTGCCCATCGAGTACCGCAACCGCCAGGGCCAGGTGAAGCTCAACGCGCTGCCCGACGGCATGGCCAACCTGCGTCAGCTCTTCGAGCACCGCTTCCGCCGGCCCAGTGAGGACCGCTCCACGCGCTACGAACGGCGGCACACCCCGGCATGA
- a CDS encoding serine hydrolase domain-containing protein — protein sequence MPTRVARASRSRLRTGLSATALTAAALGGLLQPAQAAGDPGPGDGRPRHEKGLQRQLDGLVAQADGPPGVIAMLTRGDRTQVYTAGVGDIETGRAPHPDDHMRIASIAKAFSGAVALRLVDQGLLSLDDTIGERLPDQPEDWHAVTLRQLLQHTSGLPDYSADPEFLEILTADPRHVFDPRTLLDFVADERLRFLPGSLYEYSNSDNIAVALMAEAVTGRRYEELLKELVYRPLGLRRTSLPLGYRLPRPYLHGYDVLPPAEPEDISEALSASGVWASGGIVSTPRELGAFIRGYGGPSLLSPQTRKEQLTFRPGDSSEPAGPGTNAAGLAIFQYTTRCGVLYGHTGNFPGYTQFAATTPDGTRSLTFSINTQTSKSNKPALLARLRTVQENFVCALLKDH from the coding sequence ATGCCGACCCGTGTCGCCCGCGCCAGCCGAAGCCGCCTCCGCACCGGGCTGTCCGCCACCGCCCTGACCGCCGCCGCTCTCGGAGGACTCCTGCAGCCCGCCCAGGCGGCCGGCGACCCGGGCCCGGGCGACGGCCGCCCGCGCCACGAGAAGGGCCTGCAGCGGCAGCTCGACGGGCTGGTCGCCCAGGCGGACGGCCCGCCCGGAGTGATCGCCATGCTCACCCGGGGCGACCGTACGCAGGTGTACACGGCCGGTGTCGGCGACATCGAGACCGGCCGCGCACCGCACCCCGACGACCACATGCGCATCGCCAGCATCGCCAAGGCGTTCAGCGGGGCCGTCGCCCTCCGGCTCGTCGACCAGGGCCTGCTCTCCCTCGACGACACCATCGGCGAGCGCCTGCCCGACCAGCCCGAGGACTGGCACGCGGTGACGTTGCGCCAGCTCCTCCAGCACACGAGCGGCCTGCCGGACTACTCGGCCGACCCCGAGTTCCTGGAGATCCTCACCGCCGACCCGCGCCACGTCTTCGACCCGCGCACCCTCCTCGACTTCGTGGCCGACGAGCGGCTGCGCTTCCTCCCCGGCTCCCTGTACGAGTACTCCAACTCGGACAACATCGCCGTCGCGCTGATGGCCGAGGCCGTCACCGGCCGCCGGTACGAGGAACTCCTCAAGGAGCTCGTGTACCGCCCTCTGGGGCTGCGCCGCACCAGCCTGCCCCTCGGCTACCGGCTCCCGCGTCCGTACCTGCACGGCTACGACGTCCTGCCGCCGGCCGAACCGGAGGACATCAGCGAGGCCCTGAGCGCCTCGGGCGTCTGGGCCTCCGGCGGCATCGTCTCCACACCCAGGGAACTGGGCGCATTCATCCGCGGTTACGGCGGCCCCTCGCTGCTGTCGCCGCAGACCCGCAAGGAACAGCTGACCTTCCGTCCGGGCGACTCCTCGGAGCCGGCCGGCCCCGGCACCAACGCCGCCGGGCTGGCGATCTTCCAGTACACCACCCGCTGCGGCGTGCTCTACGGCCACACCGGGAACTTCCCCGGCTACACGCAGTTCGCCGCCACCACTCCCGACGGCACCCGGTCGCTGACCTTCTCCATCAACACCCAGACCAGCAAGAGCAACAAGCCCGCGCTGCTGGCCCGACTGCGCACCGTGCAGGAGAACTTCGTCTGCGCCCTGCTCAAGGACCACTGA
- a CDS encoding LamG domain-containing protein, which produces MTDGTDRANTPQQDPSAGQGGYGYPQGTPGGYGFPQQPGQPNPYQQPLPQPGPAGEPPHYSQAPQAPQPQPQPVPSPAGFTPSPQPDWQAMADRSESQLRTRKRIWMIAIGVAACGLGVGAGFFILDKGDKDGPGPGPSQSATADPGGDPSDANAPTVPGEPNLLRDRSGQINIALSPDAVLGKVDNGNVLRLRSNGNSYAQAAEQVVDASKSFTVSAWVYNEADAGSRFAISQGDGASYSFELGREDSNGKKSWVFRMQTDQKGAASTAVGAVSDGFNTVRTWALLTGVYDAQAKTLTLYVDGKEAGRAPVAAAWAGQGPLQLGRSRHHGIWSGPWAGVIGHVLVWDKPLTADQVLALKGGKLDKEIKPVGSWLIG; this is translated from the coding sequence ATGACTGACGGTACGGATCGCGCGAACACTCCCCAGCAGGACCCCTCGGCGGGGCAGGGGGGCTATGGATACCCCCAGGGGACGCCCGGCGGTTACGGGTTCCCGCAGCAGCCCGGGCAGCCCAATCCGTACCAGCAACCGCTGCCCCAGCCCGGGCCTGCCGGAGAGCCGCCGCATTACTCCCAGGCACCCCAGGCACCCCAGCCGCAGCCGCAGCCGGTGCCTTCTCCGGCCGGGTTCACGCCTTCTCCCCAGCCCGACTGGCAGGCGATGGCGGACCGTTCGGAGTCGCAGCTGCGGACGCGCAAGCGGATATGGATGATCGCCATCGGGGTGGCGGCCTGTGGTCTCGGCGTCGGCGCCGGGTTCTTCATCCTGGACAAGGGCGACAAGGACGGTCCGGGCCCCGGCCCTTCGCAGTCGGCGACCGCCGACCCCGGAGGGGACCCCTCGGACGCCAACGCGCCCACCGTGCCGGGCGAGCCGAACCTGCTGCGCGACCGCTCCGGCCAGATCAACATCGCGCTCAGCCCCGACGCCGTTCTCGGCAAGGTGGACAACGGCAACGTGCTGCGCCTGCGCAGCAACGGCAACTCCTACGCGCAGGCCGCCGAGCAGGTCGTCGACGCGTCCAAGAGCTTCACGGTCTCCGCCTGGGTCTACAACGAGGCCGACGCCGGCTCGCGGTTCGCCATCAGCCAGGGCGACGGCGCCTCGTACTCCTTCGAGCTGGGCCGCGAGGACAGCAACGGCAAGAAGTCGTGGGTGTTCCGGATGCAGACCGACCAGAAGGGCGCGGCCTCGACCGCCGTGGGCGCGGTCTCCGACGGGTTCAACACCGTCCGCACCTGGGCCCTGCTGACCGGCGTGTACGACGCCCAGGCCAAGACGCTGACGCTGTACGTCGACGGCAAGGAGGCCGGCCGCGCCCCGGTGGCGGCCGCCTGGGCGGGCCAGGGGCCGCTGCAGCTGGGCCGCTCCCGCCACCACGGGATCTGGAGCGGGCCGTGGGCAGGTGTCATCGGTCACGTGCTGGTGTGGGACAAGCCCCTGACCGCGGATCAGGTTCTCGCCCTGAAGGGCGGAAAGCTGGACAAGGAGATCAAGCCTGTCGGTTCGTGGCTCATCGGTTGA
- a CDS encoding lipopolysaccharide biosynthesis protein, translated as MGRHARPADQMFRSSFFLLASTVTTAGLSFLFWVVVARFYPPEQVGLATSLISATSLLSYLSMFGLNSTLIRFPAEGTARNGQITQSTALVLLVSCAAAGIYLLGLPWYGHKLLFVRDHPLLAALFVLSCTCASLNLLIKSVFISARMAQYNVLFDGILQGLAKLAAPAALVGFGAAGILGSAGIGYAVAGAAALILLRRRLGFRFDFRTRGTRLREQLRFSVASYVSSLINLAPVLVTPLIVLQKLGAAEAGYYFVAFQIAALLNSVSTAVGEAVFAEVSSDPSRFGELLRRSAKIIAAVQVPAVAVVAAGSGLLLLVFGGGYTTAASGLLSVLAVAALAVALNTWACFGLKLAQRMKQLITANAILACTTIGLSAWWAPRGLVWVGCAWGIGNLAAGLFATAALLRGRPSAPRPPEPDVDPGPAWSPVDTIQLRAVRLPGPTAPPAPSAAASPAAPPAERYRP; from the coding sequence GTGGGTAGGCACGCCCGGCCCGCGGACCAGATGTTCCGGAGCTCGTTCTTCCTGCTGGCGTCCACCGTCACGACGGCCGGGCTGAGCTTCCTCTTCTGGGTGGTCGTGGCCCGCTTCTACCCGCCCGAGCAGGTCGGGCTGGCCACCTCGCTGATCTCCGCGACCTCGCTGCTCTCCTACCTCAGCATGTTCGGCCTCAACAGCACCCTGATCCGGTTCCCCGCCGAGGGCACGGCCCGCAACGGCCAGATCACCCAGTCCACGGCCCTGGTGCTGCTGGTCTCCTGCGCCGCCGCAGGGATCTACCTGCTCGGGCTGCCCTGGTACGGGCACAAGCTGCTCTTCGTCCGCGACCACCCGCTCCTCGCCGCCCTGTTCGTGCTGTCCTGCACCTGTGCCTCGCTGAACCTCCTGATCAAGTCGGTCTTCATCAGCGCCCGCATGGCGCAGTACAACGTGCTGTTCGACGGGATCCTCCAGGGCCTCGCCAAACTCGCCGCGCCCGCCGCCCTCGTCGGGTTCGGCGCGGCCGGCATCCTCGGCTCGGCGGGCATCGGCTACGCGGTCGCCGGAGCGGCGGCCCTGATCCTGCTCCGGCGCCGCCTCGGCTTCCGGTTCGACTTCCGCACCCGGGGGACCCGGCTGCGCGAACAACTCCGCTTCTCCGTCGCCAGCTACGTCTCCAGCCTGATCAACCTGGCGCCCGTCCTCGTCACTCCGCTGATCGTGCTCCAGAAGCTGGGCGCCGCCGAAGCCGGCTACTACTTCGTCGCCTTCCAGATCGCGGCCCTCCTGAACTCCGTCTCCACCGCCGTGGGTGAGGCCGTCTTCGCCGAGGTCTCCTCCGACCCGTCGCGGTTCGGTGAACTACTGCGCCGCTCCGCGAAGATCATCGCCGCCGTGCAGGTACCTGCCGTCGCCGTCGTCGCGGCCGGCAGCGGGCTGCTCCTGCTGGTGTTCGGGGGCGGCTACACGACGGCCGCGAGCGGGCTGCTCAGCGTGCTCGCCGTCGCCGCCCTCGCCGTCGCCCTCAACACCTGGGCGTGTTTCGGGCTGAAGCTGGCCCAGCGGATGAAGCAGCTCATCACCGCCAACGCCATCCTCGCGTGCACCACCATCGGCCTGTCCGCGTGGTGGGCGCCGCGCGGGCTGGTCTGGGTCGGCTGCGCCTGGGGCATCGGCAACCTGGCCGCCGGACTGTTCGCCACGGCCGCGCTGCTGCGCGGCCGGCCCTCCGCGCCCCGCCCGCCGGAGCCGGACGTCGACCCCGGACCCGCCTGGTCCCCCGTGGACACCATTCAGCTGCGCGCCGTGCGCCTGCCCGGGCCGACGGCCCCGCCCGCGCCGTCCGCCGCCGCATCACCTGCCGCACCACCAGCCGAGAGGTACCGCCCGTGA